GTTTTTCTTTAATAGCGACGGCGGCGGCGCGAGTAACGAGATTATCGGCGATCCCGCAAGAAATTTTCGCCAGCGCGTTCATGCTGCACGGCGCGATAAGCGTAGCCTCCGCTCCAAACGATCCGCTTGCGATCGGAGCGGATATGTCGTCGTTTTTGTAGCCCTCCTCTATTTGCAAAACGGCTCTAGCGCCGTCGCTTACCGCTAGATATTTATCGTGATTTTTCGGAATCAAATCGTAGGCTTTAAGCCCTAGACTAGCCGCGCTCGCCCCGCTAATTCCAACGACGATTTTCATTCTATCCTCGCTAATTCTTTCGATATGATCCTCGCGATAAAAACGCGCCTATTCTGATCTTTTATCGTTACAAGCTCGCCAATATCCGCGTCTTTTTGCACAACGCCCAAAAACGATAGCTTCACGCCGTTCTTAATAAGCTCGGTCGTAATTTGCGAGTTTTTTCTAACGTCCGGCAACGCTACGACAAACCGATCGACAATAATATCGCCTTTGTTTAATCTATGCTTTGCCGCTATCTTGCCAAGCGCGGATT
This portion of the Helicobacteraceae bacterium genome encodes:
- a CDS encoding UbiX family flavin prenyltransferase, with product MKIVVGISGASAASLGLKAYDLIPKNHDKYLAVSDGARAVLQIEEGYKNDDISAPIASGSFGAEATLIAPCSMNALAKISCGIADNLVTRAAAVAIKEKRRLVVAPREAPFDSIALENMLKLSRLGVIVAPPVLGYYAKRQTVEDLERFIIGRWFDLLGIENDLYKRWGGAAD